One Pectobacterium colocasium DNA segment encodes these proteins:
- the narQ gene encoding nitrate/nitrite two-component system sensor histidine kinase NarQ, which yields MVKRPVSTSLARAFFYIALLSFLTTGIALLTLASGLRDAEAINVAGSMRMQSYRMGYDLQGDRAELEPHRRLYAQTLDSPVFHLLDRWYVPRDVRDRYAALLQSWKTMDERLSAGDRAWYQDNIVRYVTQIDLFVLALQHYSERKMMIVVATSIMGSIAIYILIFFTLRRIRCQVVVPLNKLMAACTSIEKGRFTHSRLDVNLPNELGLLAQTFSSMTDELQKLYRSLEDKVRQKTLRLQEANRMLKVLYHCSQAMNVSTIDRHCFQQILQIVRRYETVGCLEMRVGENWRLCEGQPDELSVWQALPICLQEVEFGQLRWQASTQQPSAQLMESVANMLGRGLYFNQAQKHYQQLLLMEERATIARELHDSLAQVLSYLNIQMTLLKRAVAEENAQARQIITDFEQALNDAYRQLRELLSTFRLTLQQADLPAAMQEMIEPLGAQTPATITIDCRIPTQALDASQQVHLLQIIREAVLNAIKHAQATAITVNCRTQPDGRHYVDIRDDGCGIINQEEPAGHYGLNIMQERAERLGGTLSIGLHPEGGTQVSVCFSTPTAARERDNTNNFYPE from the coding sequence ATGGTCAAACGTCCTGTTTCTACCAGTCTGGCTCGCGCGTTTTTCTATATCGCGCTGCTCTCATTCCTGACGACGGGTATTGCGCTACTGACGCTGGCTAGCGGTTTACGCGATGCGGAAGCGATCAACGTCGCGGGCTCCATGCGTATGCAAAGCTATCGTATGGGATATGATCTACAGGGCGATCGCGCGGAATTAGAACCGCATCGCCGTCTCTATGCGCAAACGCTGGATTCCCCGGTTTTTCACCTGCTGGATCGCTGGTATGTGCCGCGCGATGTACGCGATCGTTATGCTGCGCTGTTGCAGAGCTGGAAAACGATGGATGAGCGGCTGAGCGCGGGCGATCGGGCCTGGTATCAGGATAATATTGTTCGCTATGTCACCCAGATCGACCTCTTTGTGCTGGCGTTGCAGCATTATTCCGAGCGTAAGATGATGATTGTTGTTGCGACATCAATAATGGGTTCGATCGCTATCTATATACTGATCTTCTTTACGCTGCGTCGTATTCGTTGTCAGGTGGTGGTGCCGCTGAATAAATTGATGGCGGCCTGTACCTCCATCGAGAAAGGGCGGTTTACCCATTCACGGCTGGACGTTAATTTGCCAAACGAACTGGGCTTACTGGCGCAAACCTTCAGTAGCATGACGGACGAACTGCAAAAGCTTTATCGTTCTCTGGAAGATAAGGTACGGCAGAAAACGCTGCGCTTACAGGAAGCGAACCGCATGCTGAAGGTGCTGTATCACTGTTCTCAGGCGATGAACGTCAGCACAATTGACAGGCATTGCTTTCAGCAGATTCTGCAAATTGTTCGCCGCTATGAAACGGTCGGCTGTCTGGAAATGCGGGTTGGGGAAAACTGGCGGTTATGTGAAGGCCAGCCGGATGAGCTGTCTGTGTGGCAGGCCTTGCCCATCTGTTTGCAAGAGGTCGAATTCGGGCAGTTGCGTTGGCAGGCATCAACGCAGCAGCCGTCGGCGCAGCTGATGGAAAGTGTCGCCAACATGCTGGGGCGTGGCCTCTATTTTAATCAGGCGCAGAAGCACTACCAGCAACTGTTACTGATGGAAGAACGCGCCACCATTGCGCGTGAACTGCATGACTCATTGGCGCAGGTGCTTTCGTATCTGAATATCCAGATGACGTTGTTAAAGCGTGCGGTAGCGGAAGAGAATGCGCAGGCCCGGCAGATCATCACCGATTTTGAACAGGCGCTCAACGATGCTTATCGCCAACTGCGGGAACTGTTGAGCACGTTCCGACTGACGCTGCAACAGGCCGATTTACCTGCGGCGATGCAGGAAATGATTGAGCCGCTAGGCGCGCAGACCCCGGCGACTATCACGATTGACTGCCGGATCCCTACACAGGCGCTGGATGCTTCACAGCAGGTTCACTTGCTGCAAATCATCCGTGAGGCGGTGCTGAATGCCATTAAGCACGCGCAGGCGACGGCGATTACCGTCAACTGCCGTACGCAGCCTGATGGCCGTCATTATGTGGATATTCGTGATGACGGCTGCGGTATTATCAATCAGGAGGAGCCAGCGGGGCATTACGGTTTAAATATTATGCAGGAACGCGCCGAACGGTTGGGAGGAACGCTATCTATCGGCCTCCACCCTGAAGGGGGAACGCAGGTTAGCGTCTGTTTCTCGACGCCGACGGCAGCGCGTGAACGTGATAACACGAACAATTTCTATCCAGAATAA
- the napF gene encoding ferredoxin-type protein NapF produces MTNLSRRSLLTGGLQRADNALRPPWSGAESQFLSQCTRCNACVEACGSAIIQRGSGGFPTIDFQRGECTFCYDCARACPQALFAESHTTPWEYHLTIQDTCLALHQVECRSCQDACETGAIRFRPALGRVAAPAIDNDACTTCGACISGCPVGALSMKKITAGYHTAPTRLPTQQENR; encoded by the coding sequence ATGACTAACCTCTCCCGGCGTTCCCTACTGACTGGTGGCCTACAGCGGGCAGACAACGCGTTGCGTCCACCTTGGAGCGGTGCAGAAAGCCAGTTCCTAAGCCAGTGCACGCGCTGCAACGCCTGCGTTGAGGCCTGCGGTTCAGCGATTATTCAGCGCGGTTCGGGCGGTTTTCCCACCATCGACTTTCAGCGCGGCGAATGCACGTTCTGCTACGACTGCGCGCGTGCCTGTCCACAAGCGCTGTTCGCGGAGAGCCACACGACGCCGTGGGAATACCACCTGACGATTCAGGACACCTGCTTAGCGCTACATCAGGTGGAATGCCGCAGCTGTCAGGATGCGTGTGAAACCGGGGCAATACGGTTTCGTCCCGCCCTCGGACGCGTTGCGGCTCCGGCAATCGACAACGACGCCTGTACCACCTGTGGCGCCTGCATTTCCGGGTGTCCTGTCGGCGCCCTATCGATGAAAAAAATCACCGCGGGATATCACACCGCGCCAACGCGTCTCCCGACGCAACAGGAAAACCGATGA
- the napD gene encoding chaperone NapD, with amino-acid sequence MSTVWHVCSVVVHVNTAQMAAVSETLATYPNVEVSASDSDTGKMAVVLESDSEDTLLKQIASIRELTGVLAVSLVYHQLDEPSFDEQFCDEQSFAFDKQPLDQQAQGEEIP; translated from the coding sequence ATGAGCACAGTCTGGCATGTTTGCAGTGTAGTGGTTCACGTCAATACGGCGCAGATGGCGGCCGTCAGCGAGACGTTAGCGACCTATCCCAATGTCGAGGTGAGTGCCAGCGATAGCGATACCGGAAAAATGGCCGTGGTGCTGGAATCAGATTCAGAAGACACGCTGTTAAAACAAATAGCGTCAATACGCGAGCTTACAGGCGTACTGGCGGTTTCGCTGGTTTATCACCAGCTTGATGAACCGTCTTTCGATGAACAATTTTGCGATGAACAATCTTTTGCTTTCGATAAACAACCTCTTGATCAACAAGCTCAGGGTGAGGAAATACCATGA